One Sesamum indicum cultivar Zhongzhi No. 13 linkage group LG14, S_indicum_v1.0, whole genome shotgun sequence genomic window, TCCCAAGGGCAGGAAGCTCCTTGTGAGATATCTACAACTTCTTCCGCCCCNNNNNNNNNNNNNNNNNNNNNNNNNNNNNNNNNNNNNNNNNNNNNNNNNNNNNNNNNNNNNNNNTGGCCATCTTCCGCAATTTGAGGTTCTTATTCGGTAACCTTCCTTCTGATACTGGAGCGTCTGCGACAACTAGCAATCTTGCAAAGACTGTGTCAGCCTGTGTCCAAGTTATGGAGCTTAAAGCTCTTGCTGCCTGTCTTGCATCAGTCGTGTGCTCAGCTGAGCATCCTCCACTGCGTCCCATCGGGAGTCCTGCCGGAGATGGAGCTTCTGTTATTCTTAAATCTGTACTTGAGAGGGCAACCGAGCTGCTTACAGACCCACATGCTGCTGGAAATTGCAGCCCGCCTAACAGGGCATTTTGGCAGGCCTCTTTTGATGCATTTTTTGGCCTGCTCACGAAGTACTGCTTTAACAAATATGACTCTGTTGTACAGTCGTTTCTCAGTCAGGGCCCATCTGAGGCAACCATTGGGGCTGATGTAGCCAAAGCGATTAGTAAGGAAATGCCTGTTGAGTTATTGCGAGCGAGCCTTCCGCACACAAGCGAGCAACAGAGGAAACTACTCCTAGAATTCGCACAACGATCTATGCCTGTGTTGGGTTTTGGTGGTCAGAGTGGAGGAAGCGCTCAAATGAACCCATAATGTTGTGAATCAAGAGGCCTTATATTGGTTTCACTTGTTGTTGTTGGATCTTATAGGGGAGGAAGCTTGGTATAAGGTAAGCCCCGAGCAGAGAAAATGCTGGCGATAGCTAGTAgaaatttggtttatttttggAGCATTAGAGTCATCAACGTCTTCATTGCCCTGGCACATGGTGGAAGGAATTTTAAGTTTGCCATCATATGTGTTTTTAATTACGGTGAAGGGGTGTGAAATCAGGTGGTTGTGAGTTGGGGAGCTTTATTTTGATGCTCTGTGGTGGGCGTCCCTGAATAGTAGTAATGGGGACTTGTTTAGAGAGTTTAGACAAAGAGTTGCCAAAGATAATATGTCATCTTTATCCCGAAGCTTTTGTTGGATGGGAAGGTACTATTAGCTATATATACTGTCTGATAAAGAAGAAGTATCAGCGTTTGCTTTCGCattgttaaattttcattttccgGATTGAAATAATGTGAGTTGTGGTAAGTTTTTGTTGTCAAAGAGCTGTTGAGTTAATTGTCTTGAAGCTTCTGATCTGCTTTGCTTTTTGTAATCCTTCAACCTATAAGCTTTAGATGTGTAAGTTCCAACAATTGTAGTCATAATCAATACCCCTATCTCGagattctcttttttttcaactttgtttcattttcatttcgtttgttctttgtttcttttctttcccttaTATGCATACTGACTGAGTTGATTTAACGGTTTTTGGTCCATCAAAACTAGAGTATGCATGCGACAATGATGTTTAGTAACTTATGGACATAATCTTAGTGTCAGTTGATAACTTAATTTGCTGGGATCCAAATGAAAGTTCAAATTATGCCTTTGTAGCATTACTTGTAATGAGTCGATCAAAGCCCGTCTTGTATTTCTTCTTCGAATTtcctttgtattttaatttaaaaattttcagtttacATGTAATTCCATGTCATTggaatttaaatgaaaaatacagatttaaataaaaaaactacataaattttaaatattacctTACACATaacacattcatatatataaaatttttaagtgtATGAATTTCAAAGAGAGTATAGCATGATTTTAAAActttctttagaaaaatatacttgTACAGTTTTTATTTTCGTAGGAGTCTTACGAATAATCGATCgtaaaatttattctttattacgGAGTGTCTTAAACTTCTAATCTCCGAATTATTCCATTCCATTCGTGCGGAAACATGCCtcctaaaagaaattatgaaaaagaaacatcTTTTCGGACATATTACAATACAAGGCATCATTCCTCTTTGCTCTGCTTCTCTATATTGCGAGCGCCAGAGAAAACATCCACCGGTTCAGACTCAGCGATCATCTTCCCCTCTTCTCCTTGTTGCCTTGAAATGTTACGAGCGCCGGAGAAAAGGTCCACCGCCTCTGAATCCGCGATCTTCCCTCCTTCAAGTGGGGTTCCCCCCTTGTACCTCACTCTCACAGCTTCATCTTCCGACACCTTCGCTTGTGCTGTTGCGTATTTTACGTCGTCCTTGCTCTGCGCCATATCTAACCTTTCTCTTTGACGAATATATTCACTATGCTGTGCATCGGCTGTGTTTATGTAGGGGAGCTTCACCATGTTCTAACGTGGCACTTATACCGTCTCTACGCGAGTGACGAGTGTCTTGTTCTCCAGCAACACGTGGACTGTTGGATCAAGTTAAGGTGGGAACAGCACATTCATATTCAAGGTAGATAGGCCACGTTGCAACAGGTGTTTTATACCTTTAAACTTGGTTACCATCAACACTTGTGCCACTCTATTGTGTTCAAATTGATCATATTCAGATCCCTAAtactaaattcaaaatttcacattttttttagttgaaaTCATTTTAAATCCCCTCCAAACCATTCATCCAAATCCATCCTCAAAGTTATTGAGGGTCAATAGAAGCAGCATAAATGCAATTATCTTGTTTGGTTGCAATCACTTATCAAGTTAAACTACAGCAAAAAACAGAAATGAGAGAGGAGGCATTATCTCAGATCGTCGTCCTCAACGTCTCCATACGACACTCTATTAATTAGcatgaaaaaaagataactGGAACAGTGAAGCTAAAGCTGTCCTTTGGAAgagtcaaaaaaataattaactagcATCCCAAATAGGGATCAAATCAGGACATTAGACAGAGCCCTTTAACAAAACTTCCCCTCAATCATTAAAAGGAATGTGGTTCTTGCAAAAGAGCTTGTCCATTCTCTACTTAGACCTCTGTCTCATCTTTCTGCGCTTCCTCTTCAATCTCCTCATCCGCTTCTTCTTCCACTGTCAAATGGATAAACATACATGGGTTATCTCGAGGTAAAGCTAATTTTCTTAGTGCCAGCATCCACAGATTCCATTACTGTCAAGGTGATAAGTCTATTACAATTTGCACAAACTTGTTTCTTTTGATCCACCAAGTTCACTACTTACCAACaaaaatcaacacaaaaaaCACAAGTTGGAATCGAAATCACGGCTAAGGCAGCTATTAAGACTAATTATCTCCTCAATCACACCATAAATTTCCCCATCATTTTAgcacaaaatttatttctgcaaaattttgtattcaaATGACACTCAACTTCTTGTTCCTTTTGCCGCTTCCATCAAACAAAATACCGCGAACAGTACggatcaaattaaatcttcCATACCAAGACAACATCTGAAAGGAGTAGGCCCTTTCTTTGCACATAAAGCGTGTATAGCAGAGACCAAAAAGAGCAATGGAATATATGCATGCTTTAACCCAATTAGCTACCTACATAAGGCATAACgccaaaacaaaaatcatcGCCAAATATCACATGGAAGGAAAACCCGAATTATgtataaatgaaaaagaaacacaTCTATCAAATCCACTCGCGCTGGCATAGAGAGCAATAACAGTCATATCCAAAAgctaattgaacaataatatacatatactctAAAGcataaggaaataaaaaaaataaaataaaaccatcCAAACGGAATCACTAATAGAACAAAGGAAATACAAGTGAAGATCAACATGAAACAAACAATTCAACGCTAAACCTCATTCCAAAAGATACAAAACGGGACGGATAAGAGGCGATTACCTTCGCCCTCATGTCGGCTCAGCCGGCTACGTCTCTCACTATCGACGGCGTTTCGCTGTGCACGAATCCTCTAGAAGAAACGGGGGTGGCGCAATTGCGGGTACCGCGGTTGTATTTATATGAGGTTGCGAAACCCTAATTTTAGTAGCATCGGATAGCCGGACATTTTGGTAATTGCATCGCCCTTAACTCTTTTCATATCCCTCAGAAAAATTactgtgttttttaaataatttttaaataattaatatattatatatattctttaaaaaagttatatctaaaaatatcaagattTTTAGTAgagataatatatttatgtacttgAAAAtcaatgtattatttttaatgctAATATCATACATTATTATTcttgtttaataaatttattattatatattgtttgtttagaaatatttatgaaactatattaaattaataaatatgttagcaaacaatatatattatgtatttataaagtttacatagatatttattattatatattctatattttgaaatatttataaacctTTATGAACTTAAGAGATgtgttagcaaaaaaaaatatatatctttgcattttagaaaataatgcaTTACTTTCaatgctaatatttttatatttgacttAATCATTTATACCaacataatatattagttgtttaacaatatttaatacatagtaatatattatcaatCTATATTGAAATACTTCTAGATATTTAGCTTATAATTGAGTTTAAAATACATAAGTTGGTCATAGCGTTAGTGGCAACagatataaatatcattttagttGATTAGGGTTCGAACCTCTTGggcaataaaatttttcaaattgaggaaaaaaatctaaattggaccacatttatatatttttgcaaattaatgataaaaacttgataataataatacttaatggaccaaaatgaatttataacaaaatcaaAGGACCAATTCTCCCAAGCCTATTTCCTATCTTTTTCATTGTGCATTTTCATTAGTTTTTGACAGAAATTTGATTATTCAGACCAATTATGTTCAAACTTAGCAAGTTCAGGGGGTGGGTCAAAAGTGTTAACACGTGAAATAAAGGGGAccaaaatttgtttaaatgatattgaccgacaaaaaattatatttttccctcttgtctatttatttatattaatgtgCTGGTTGTCCGACATACTCGACGtatatacagaaaaataaaaaataaaaaataaataatagctatttgtttgattgtaataatatgtttttgaaaaaacaaaatcctaagtaaaatatacttgtttattataatatcatcacaaaatagaattataagaatacaaaatattaaagagcaaaaatttttaaaatgtctGAAGTCACTTGgtaattactattaatttatttatataaaatagacCTATGAATGTGAGGGTTTAGAagttaacaaattaattaattaaattaaattaaatattaaaaattatataaattagcaGATAAAATAGTACTTCACCTAATATTAAGATAtagataaatatcaaaaataaaaatctaaattacgCAGCTACATTGAATGTGATGTGATAGCCTCTCTTATGTtttcaactaaattaaataaaaaataataaaatacaattgttatataaataaaaaatttcattaatttaaattataatttaaaaaattacataatctCGACTTCTCATTATATCGTCTCAAATACTTAcctagaattttttattttcagttcttaatatttgaaatggtaatttttatttatttatttatatatatttttattaaaaatatattaatttaacaccataatttaatataaaatataatcaaattatattttaaatttacacgAAAATGTATATAGATTAAAAGTATATACTTTTAAtcgaaaatgaaaataaaaacttaatcaAAGAGAAATCCTTTTCCACGACTAATAAATCAGATGCTTCCAAGAACCATCCACTAAAATTTCCCGCTCTAAGCCACGTCACCGGAACTTTGACTAGGGAGTAACGTTGTCAACTCCCTATTGGGTGGGATAAGGACCCTACTATAGGATTGTTGTTATTTATTGTACTCTATGCTGGGGTACACCCTAGTACACCAACTTCAATAACACTATTCACAAGGTATCTCAAACCCTAGCtaaccacaaaaaaaatgcCCCCAATTTTCCTttaatctctctctcaatcTGCCTGCTGGTTTTGGACTTGTAGGTTTTACTATGGTTTTGGAGATGGGACAGTGTTTTTcactctatattttttgagtGTGTGTTCCGGTTTGGTGGAGCAGTTTTGGTGTGATTTACCGGTGCTGATATTATATAAAGAGTTGCATAATCGCCGGATATGGCGTCAGCATGCGTGAACAACATCGGGATGCCGCCGGAGAATTTCCTGGACTGTCCCTCGGTGAAGTGTCCGTCGTATGGTTGGCTGAGTCCGAGAATCTCATCCAGTCGGGAGTTTCCCAAGGAGGAGACGTCGAAAGCGTCCCCAGCTAAGACTTCGGCGAAGAACCAAGCGGAATCGGATAATGTGGATGTGGAGAAGCTGGAAGACTCAGATCCAGAAATATCTGGAAAAGATTTCGTGGATTTCGAGTTCCGGCTCGAAGATCCGGTCNNNNNNNNNNTTCTTCGACGGAAAGCTTGTACCATTACACCTCTCCACGATCCGGCAGTCAATGATATCAGTTCCAGCGTTGTCTGATGTCAGATCGCCTGACGATCCAAATTGTCGCCGGAGATGTGAGATATCCTCGACGGATCCCTACTTGTTTTCACCTAAGGCGCCGAGATGCTCGAGCGGCTGGAAGGAGCTTCTCGGCTTGAAGAAACTGTATCAGAACAGCAATGCGAAGCAGGAGGATCAGAAAACAGCATCGGCATTGTCGTCACATAATCATAACAGAAACGCTGCCAGAAGCCTTAAGAACTTTCTTCATCGCGGTTCAAAATCAGCATTAAATGCGTCCGTCGATTCATCTCTAAGTCTTCCATTGTTAAAGGAAACGGACAACGAGTCAATGCCAGTCTCCTCCCGGCTTTCGCTCTCTTCCTCTTCATCAGGCCATGAGTACAACGATCTTCCTCGGTTCTCTCTCGATTCCGATAAGCCTAGTAGTGTTCCTCGTAATACTCATCAAATCACCAGCAATCTTTCCAAAGTTCGAGTAGTCAAGCACAAAGCGGCATTGACGTCGGAAAACCCGACGGCGTCCGCTCGAGTTGGCAGGAGTCCGATGCGAAGGACGCCGGAATCTACAGTTCCGGCCCGTGATGTTTCGGTGGATAGTCCTCGAATGAACTCCTCCGGAAAAATCGTGTTCCACAGCTTGGAGAGAAGTTCCAGCAGTCCGAGCACTTTCAATGGTGGGCCCAGATACAAAC contains:
- the LOC105176533 gene encoding uncharacterized protein LOC105176533, which encodes MISVPALSDVRSPDDPNCRRRCEISSTDPYLFSPKAPRCSSGWKELLGLKKLYQNSNAKQEDQKTASALSSHNHNRNAARSLKNFLHRGSKSALNASVDSSLSLPLLKETDNESMPVSSRLSLSSSSSGHEYNDLPRFSLDSDKPSSVPRNTHQITSNLSKVRVVKHKAALTSENPTASARVGRSPMRRTPESTVPARDVSVDSPRMNSSGKIVFHSLERSSSSPSTFNGGPRYKHRGVERSYSANVRITPVLNVPVCSLRGSSKSGVFGFPLFSSQQKKDSGSNVGANRSQQRHNKNRADRT
- the LOC105176531 gene encoding uncharacterized protein LOC105176531, whose amino-acid sequence is MVKLPYINTADAQHSEYIRQRERLDMAQSKDDVKYATAQAKVSEDEAVRVRYKGGTPLEGGKIADSEAVDLFSGARNISRQQGEEGKMIAESEPVDVFSGARNIEKQSKEE